A window of the Cicer arietinum cultivar CDC Frontier isolate Library 1 chromosome 6, Cicar.CDCFrontier_v2.0, whole genome shotgun sequence genome harbors these coding sequences:
- the LOC101497099 gene encoding probable caffeoyl-CoA O-methyltransferase At4g26220 isoform X2: protein MDKISKPSVSPNPVILQSEGLLKYILETSVYPREEETLKELRNATTNHPLGFMGTAPDAGQLMVLFLKLLNAKKTIEVGVFTGYSLLLTALNIPHDGKITAVDPDRKAYELGIPFIKKAGLLHKIDYIESPALPVLDKLLEDVRNLAYLHLYPNKNNYWNYHERLIKLIKIGGIVAYDNTLWGGTVALPEIAVLESKREWRRSTLAFNKAISNDSRLEIAHVSIGDGLTICRRVS, encoded by the exons ATGGACAAAATATCAAAGCCATCGGTTTCCCCCAATCCTGTTATTTTGCAAAGTGAAGGCTTACTCAag TATATACTAGAGACCAGCGTCTACCCAAGAGAAGAAGAGACTCTCAAAGAGCTGAGGAATGCaacaacaaatcatcctct TGGCTTCATGGGCACTGCACCTGATGCGGGTCAGCTAATGGTCTTGTTCTTGAAacttttaaatgctaaaaagaCAATTGAAGTTGGAGTTTTCACTGGATACTCTCTTCTCCTTACTGCACTTAACATTCCTCATGATGGAAAG ATTACAGCCGTGGATCCGGACAGAAAAGCATATGAGTTAGGAATTCCATTCATTAAAAAGGCCGGTCTCTTACACAAGATTGACTACATTGAGTCTCCAGCTTTACCAGTTCTTGATAAACTCCTTGAAGATGTAAGGAACTTAGCATATCTACACCTTTATCCGA ACAAAAATAACTACTGGAATTACCATGAGAGGCTTATCAAATTGATTAAGATTGGTGGGATTGTTGCTTACGATAACACACTTTGGGGAGGGACTGTTGCCTTGCCAGAAATAGCAGTTTTAGAATCAAAAAGAGAATGGAGAAGATCTACACTTGCTTTCAACAAAGCAATTTCAAACGATTCTCGTCTAGAAATTGCTCATGTTTCAATAGGTGATGGACTCACTATTTGCAGGCGTGTTAGCTGA
- the LOC101497099 gene encoding probable caffeoyl-CoA O-methyltransferase At4g26220 isoform X1 — MDKISKPSVSPNPVILQSEGLLKYILETSVYPREEETLKELRNATTNHPLGFMGTAPDAGQLMVLFLKLLNAKKTIEVGVFTGYSLLLTALNIPHDGKITAVDPDRKAYELGIPFIKKAGLLHKIDYIESPALPVLDKLLEDPANEGTFDFAFVDADKNNYWNYHERLIKLIKIGGIVAYDNTLWGGTVALPEIAVLESKREWRRSTLAFNKAISNDSRLEIAHVSIGDGLTICRRVS; from the exons ATGGACAAAATATCAAAGCCATCGGTTTCCCCCAATCCTGTTATTTTGCAAAGTGAAGGCTTACTCAag TATATACTAGAGACCAGCGTCTACCCAAGAGAAGAAGAGACTCTCAAAGAGCTGAGGAATGCaacaacaaatcatcctct TGGCTTCATGGGCACTGCACCTGATGCGGGTCAGCTAATGGTCTTGTTCTTGAAacttttaaatgctaaaaagaCAATTGAAGTTGGAGTTTTCACTGGATACTCTCTTCTCCTTACTGCACTTAACATTCCTCATGATGGAAAG ATTACAGCCGTGGATCCGGACAGAAAAGCATATGAGTTAGGAATTCCATTCATTAAAAAGGCCGGTCTCTTACACAAGATTGACTACATTGAGTCTCCAGCTTTACCAGTTCTTGATAAACTCCTTGAAGAT CCTGCAAATGAAGGCACTTTTGACTTTGCCTTTGTTGACGCAGACAAAAATAACTACTGGAATTACCATGAGAGGCTTATCAAATTGATTAAGATTGGTGGGATTGTTGCTTACGATAACACACTTTGGGGAGGGACTGTTGCCTTGCCAGAAATAGCAGTTTTAGAATCAAAAAGAGAATGGAGAAGATCTACACTTGCTTTCAACAAAGCAATTTCAAACGATTCTCGTCTAGAAATTGCTCATGTTTCAATAGGTGATGGACTCACTATTTGCAGGCGTGTTAGCTGA
- the LOC101497430 gene encoding uncharacterized protein: MAAKLQQLQSKACQASKFISKHGSVYYKQLLEQNKQYIQEPPTIEKCNLLSKQLLYTRLASIPVRCEAFRKELDYVKQLWKNKQDLKVEDAGIAALFGLECYALFCVGEIVGRGFTFTGYYV; this comes from the exons ATGGCGGCGAAGTTGCAGCAGTTGCAGTCCAAAGCATGTCAAGCATCTAAATTTATATCCAAGCATGGATCTGTTTACTACAAGCAATTGTTGGAGCAGAACAAGCAATACATTCAGGAACCTCCTACCATTGAGAAATGCAATCTTTTGTCTAAGCAATTACTTTACACTCGCCTAGCTAG TATTCCGGTTCGTTGTGAGGCCTTCCGGAAGGAACTTGATTATGTCAAGCAATTATGGAAGAACAAGCAAGATTTAAAGGTTGAGGATGCGGGCATTGCTGCTTTGTTTGGCTTGGAATGCTATGCATTGTTTTGTGTTGGTGAGATTGTTGGAAGGGGATTTACTTTCACAGGTTACTATGTCTGA